Part of the Aquimarina sp. TRL1 genome, AACATCTGGGATTGAATATTCCCGAAACTATAATTACCAATCAGAAAAAAGAGTTAAACGAGCAGTTACAGAAAAGGGAACTTATTACAAAGGCAATTAATAACCCAATAGGGATTTATGGAGATACGTATTGGTTACCTAATTACACTACCATAATTAATAAAAAAGTGGTTGCTTCTCTGGATAAGACCTTTGGGATAAGTCAGTTCCAGAGAAACATACGTAAAACTTTCGAGATACGTAGTTACCTATTAGAAGAAGAATTCTATTCCATGGCAATTTTCTCACAAGCAGATCAAAAAACAGAAACAGACTTTAGGCAATACAATCATGAAAAACCTAATCGAACAGTCCCATACCAATTACCGGAAGAAATAGCATCAAAGCTTAAAAAGCTAGCCAAAAAATTAGGTTTAAACAGTTGTTCTTTTGATCTAATATATACAACTTCAAAAGAATATGTTTTTCTCGAGGTCAATCCCATTGGTCAATTTGGGATGGTTTCATACCCATGTAATTACAATTTAGAAAAAAAAGTAGCCCAAAAACTTATACAATATGATACCTAAAAAAGAAGCAGAAGATATTTTAGAAAGCATTAAAAATAATAAGAATAAAAAAATTCCTGTCATATTACATTTGTCAGAAATGACGTCTATTAGTGCTTTTTCATTAAAAAAAACAACCAATAGAATACATATTGCTCAATACCGTGACAGGTATGCCTCTAAAAGAACATTTTATAAAGCGATTTCTCTTCAACATCCTAGATACAAATAATGAATGAACAACACATAATATTATACGCTAATTGCATCCCTGTTAAGGGACAAAGTAAATCTGCAATTTATGATCTGCAACGAAATAAGATTATAGATATTCCTAATGATTTATATGACTTCACTCATTTTTTTGATACGCATAATGTATCGGAATTGTATGAACTGGGAGGGGCAGAAAATTATGAAACAGTACATGAATACATACAGTTTTTAATCGAGGAAGAAGTGGCTTTTCTGGTGGATAAAGGTCAGCAAAAATTATTTCCGACATTAGACATGATATGGGATTATCCTTCTCAGATCACAAATATGATTTTAGAAATAAGCGACCTAACATTCCCTGTTTTAAACAAAATTGTTGAGGGTATTATATCTTTAGGTTGTGAGCATTTATATATCAGGATCAGGATGGAAGACCCCATAGAAGTACTCCGAACAATTTTACATCTTTTAGAAACCGCTCCTGTATATTCAATTGTATTTGAAGTGGAGTTAGGAGTTCATCAAAAAATAAAAAATTATGAAACGCTAATTGATAATAATAATCGTGTAGACACTCTTTTTTTATTAACTAATGAAATCAAAAAAACGAATTCTAAAAAAATAATATTCTCTACGCCTAAGGATTTCATTACCAGAAAAGAACGCTTCTTTCGAGTTAATATTTCTTTATTTACAGAAGCTCAGGGACACAATGTGTATTTTAACCGAAAACTATATATCGATCAAGAAGGTACAATAAAAAATGCCCCTGAAACAAAGGAAACATTTGGAAAAATCACTGACGTTTCCAATGACGAACTTTATGATATCATAAAATCCCCTTCATTTCAAAAATATTGGGAGATTAATAAAGATCTAATAACAGAATGTAAGACTTGTGAGTATCGCTATATGTGTATTGATAATCGACTCCCTGTATTAAGAGAAAATAGAACGTATTCTTTCGAAACAGAATGTAAAATTAAAGCAGTACATACTATAGAAGATTAGGCTTTTCTATGAATAACGTGAACTTTTTATGTCAATATCATATTATTTAGTCTCATACTTAAGTCTTGAAATAAAAAAGCCAGATGAATACATCCGGCTTGTTGTCATGAAAGAGATCGAAATATCACGATTTATTTGAAAATCCTGTATTTATAAAAACCCATTCTACATTATTAACTGCTTCATATGGGCTATACTCTTATTTATTAATAATATTAATAGAATATCCATCTTAAAAAGTAGTAATACTAAATATAGTAGGTAACCCAAGTCGAATATCTTATAAATTTAGTGCTATTTTTCTAGCTTTCTTCAAGATTGAAAAGTGTTGTCTCCTCTGTTTTAGGAAAGCCTTTATTTATTTTAAGACTCCCGTAATCCATTTTATATAAATTATCACAATATTCATAATAACTATCATCATGGGTAATCGCAATAATCGTTTTATCTTCATTTTTTACTAAAAAAGGAAGAATTTCTAAATAGAATTTTTTTCTAAATACAGGATCTTGGTCAGCAGCCCATTCATCTAATACTAAAATAGGTCTATCTTCTAATATTGCATATATTAGAGCTAATCTTTTACGTTGTCCCAAAGACAGATCTATTGTAGAAAACCCAACAGCATCATCATACACTACTTTATGGTCAATTTCAAATAACTTTAATAAGTTACTTACCTTATTTTCTTTATTCTTTTGTATTCCATAATTTTTTTCAAATAAATGAAAATCACTAAACACAGGAGCAAAAAGGCTTTTTGAAAGATTCGACCATTCAATAGTTTTATATAAACGATCAAGAATAGTTACATTAATATTTTTTGGAGAATAAATTCCTAAAAGTGTATTAACAAATGTTGTTTTTCCACTTCCATTCCCTCCATGTATGAATATAATTTCATTTTTTTTAATATCGATATCAATAGGTCCAATTTTAAAACTAGAGTCTGAGTCATACTCATATGTCAATTCTTTAATAGAGATTGTATCAAAATTAACAACACTGCTCAATTG contains:
- the gwsG gene encoding grasp-with-spasm system ATP-grasp peptide maturase, with the protein product MILIISIEQDESTINIIKWLNHLGKKYIVFNNNDIIDHITVNVTTAEVFLNCSGTTINFNEISSIWYRRGNFKIKKNDWESNFVSDKIEVFVQKEQRELFEYLHFLLDQKFSLNNYNGKKVNKLIVLTMAKHLGLNIPETIITNQKKELNEQLQKRELITKAINNPIGIYGDTYWLPNYTTIINKKVVASLDKTFGISQFQRNIRKTFEIRSYLLEEEFYSMAIFSQADQKTETDFRQYNHEKPNRTVPYQLPEEIASKLKKLAKKLGLNSCSFDLIYTTSKEYVFLEVNPIGQFGMVSYPCNYNLEKKVAQKLIQYDT
- the gwsS gene encoding grasp-with-spasm system SPASM domain peptide maturase, whose amino-acid sequence is MNEQHIILYANCIPVKGQSKSAIYDLQRNKIIDIPNDLYDFTHFFDTHNVSELYELGGAENYETVHEYIQFLIEEEVAFLVDKGQQKLFPTLDMIWDYPSQITNMILEISDLTFPVLNKIVEGIISLGCEHLYIRIRMEDPIEVLRTILHLLETAPVYSIVFEVELGVHQKIKNYETLIDNNNRVDTLFLLTNEIKKTNSKKIIFSTPKDFITRKERFFRVNISLFTEAQGHNVYFNRKLYIDQEGTIKNAPETKETFGKITDVSNDELYDIIKSPSFQKYWEINKDLITECKTCEYRYMCIDNRLPVLRENRTYSFETECKIKAVHTIED